Below is a genomic region from Granulicella sibirica.
CTTACCGATTTTGGCAGAGACTATCTGCAGGTATGCCGACGTGCCCTACGCACCCTGAATGAAGGCGGCGAGACTCTCGTTGCCACGCGTGAGAGGCCTGCTGGTCTATTGAAGATCGCGTGCCCAAGCACTATGGGGCGCTTTATTTTTGCTCCCTTGCTCAATGAATTTCTTGAACGGTACCCCGATCTAAGGGTTGAAATTGAGCCGTATGCTCCTGGAGGCGACCACGAATCGCGAGACGATGTTGACATTTTGTTCAAGGTGCGCGTGCCGCGTGACTCTATTCGGCGGCTACGCCCATACCCTGGAGTGAGGCGAGGACTTTTTGCGAGTGCAGGCTACATCAAGGCCTCCGGCACTCCAGCCCGACCCGAAGACCTTCTCTCGCATACGTGCATTGGGCATGGACCATGGAAGTTGAGTCGAGGTAATCAAACGATTAGTCCAAACATTCAGTTTCGAGTCGCCATTATGGACCCTATGGCGCTGATGGAACTCACCTTGAAACACTTCGGTATCGCAGTACTGCCGGTGTACATGGCAAAGTGGCCTGAAGCGGCCAACAATCTCGTTTCCGTTCTCCCACGCTGGAATTTGCCTTCACTCACGCTCTGCGCAATTTTTTCAGGTCAATCCCACTTGACTCCGAAGGTTCGGGTTATGCTTGACTTTTTGGGAGAGTACATTGGCACGGCTCGCGATCCGCGGCTGCATGGGTGTGACTCCAAAGGGATCTTCACGGATTGACAACTCGAAAAGATTACCGTTCAGCCGGAAGGCTGATGCTGTGACCTTCAGCATTAGTTGGTGGGTTTTCTTTAGCGCTAGTTGGCGGTCCAACGGGTATGTTAAGAGTCGACTGAGTTGCCGCACTAGTCGAATCTGAATCTCGACCCAGTGAGTGACACGGCCTGTTTCGCCAAATGAGAATGCATGGGCTGATTGCTTCCGGGAAGCTGACTACGAGACGCAGAATTATGCGACATCCAATGGTGTCATTGCTCATGCCGCGCCAACACTTTGACCGACCAGCCAGAGTTTCTATCGTTGCTGTTCAACCGAGCAAGGCTGACTGATTGGAGAGGTAAAGGGTGAGCGCGATCCGCCCCTCGTTGACGTTCCAGGTATGCAGCGAGTACGTCACTGCGCCGGACCGGATCAATGGATCCTGCTGGGCGAGCTCATCGGCGACCTCGCGTGAGGCGGCCTCGATGATCGTCAGACCGTTTAGTTCGCTCCCATCGGTCGGCCCCGACATGAACACGCGACCGTCCTTCTCGTTGCCGTGCATCCATTCCAAGTGCTCTGACAGGTGTTCGTGCAGCTTACCGCCGTCCTTCGTGTGCCGCAGCATGGCGTACAAGATCTTTGGGTTTTTTGTGGGCATTTCGGTCATTATCAGTCTCCTTTGGAGCGGGACAAAGTTCTTTTGCTTGAAGTGTTTGGTTGGACCCCTGGTGCTCTCGAGTCGAGATGACGGGAGAGCTTACTCTTGAGCAAGCCGTCTGGCGCGCCGTCTTGTCGCCGCCGTGAGACAAGTTCACCTTCGATGCGCTGCAACGTCGCGATCAGGTGATCGATCTTGGCCGGATCGGCCTCGATTCCTCCCAACAGCCGGTACCATTCTTCGCCGAGCCGCCGGCGGGTCTCGGTTGCAAGTGCAGTTGGATAGAGGCGTACCCGCCG
It encodes:
- a CDS encoding MarR family winged helix-turn-helix transcriptional regulator, whose translation is MDDDVTHLSDLAELILAIARLIQSAGDQTFPTGTPIEISVLRFINHNPGTSARAASEATLLTSSNFSRVLRGLEERGFVNRTVDPNDARRVRLYPTALATETRRRLGEEWYRLLGGIEADPAKIDHLIATLQRIEGELVSRRRQDGAPDGLLKSKLSRHLDSRAPGVQPNTSSKRTLSRSKGD
- a CDS encoding LysR family transcriptional regulator is translated as MEVADLNDIRIFAVVGQEGTLTSAAGKLKLPTSTVSRALTRLEKSLGVLLIRRSSRGLVLTDFGRDYLQVCRRALRTLNEGGETLVATRERPAGLLKIACPSTMGRFIFAPLLNEFLERYPDLRVEIEPYAPGGDHESRDDVDILFKVRVPRDSIRRLRPYPGVRRGLFASAGYIKASGTPARPEDLLSHTCIGHGPWKLSRGNQTISPNIQFRVAIMDPMALMELTLKHFGIAVLPVYMAKWPEAANNLVSVLPRWNLPSLTLCAIFSGQSHLTPKVRVMLDFLGEYIGTARDPRLHGCDSKGIFTD
- a CDS encoding YciI family protein — encoded protein: MTEMPTKNPKILYAMLRHTKDGGKLHEHLSEHLEWMHGNEKDGRVFMSGPTDGSELNGLTIIEAASREVADELAQQDPLIRSGAVTYSLHTWNVNEGRIALTLYLSNQSALLG